A window of the Halichoerus grypus chromosome 2, mHalGry1.hap1.1, whole genome shotgun sequence genome harbors these coding sequences:
- the MYOZ3 gene encoding myozenin-3 has product MIPKEQKGPVMAAMGDLTGPVPLLDLGKKLSVPQDLMMEELSLRNNRGSLLFQKRQRRVQRFTFEFAASPRVIVDGSAKGKVTGSKVTGTAELGTVANGPEGQNCRSELHIFPASSQGPKDAHSAAFPAVRARSPSALAPGYAEPLKGVPPEKFNHTAIPKGYRCPWQEFISYRDYQRDGRSHTPSVAQYRNFNKTPVPFGGPLVGETIPRAGTPSVPELISGLELLRLRPSFNRVAQGWVRNLPESEEL; this is encoded by the exons ATGATCCCTAAGGAGCAGAAGGGGCCAGTGATGGCTGCCATGGGGGACCTCACTGGACCAG TCCCTTTGCTGGACCTGGGCAAGAAGCTGAGCGTGCCCCAGGACTTGATGATGGAGGAGCTCTCGCTGCGAAACAACAGAGGATCCCTCCTCTTCCAGAAGAGACAGCGCCGGGTGCAGAGATTCACCTTTGAGTTTGCAGCCAGCCCACGAGTG ATCGTGGATGGAAGTGCCAAGGGGAAGGTAACAGGATCGAAGGTGACAGGAACAGCGGAGCTGGGGACG GTTGCCAATGGCCCTGAGGGGCAGAACTGCCGCTCTGAGCTCCACATCTTCCCAGCCTCATCCCAGGGCCCCAAGGACGCCCATTCTGCAGCCTTCCCCGCAGTGCGTGCCCGCAGCCCCAGTGCCCTGGCACCAG GCTATGCCGAGCCACTGAAGGGTGTCCCGCCAGAGAAGTTCAACCACACAGCCATCCCCAAGGGCTACCGCTGTCCTTGGCAGGAGTTCATCAGCTACCGGGACTACCAGAGGGATGGCAGAAGTCACACCCCCAGCGTGGCCCAGTATCGAAATTTCAACAA GACCCCGGTGCCCTTTGGAGGACCCCTGGTGGGAGAGACCATTCCCAGGGCAGGCACCCCCTCTGTCCCGGAGCTCATCAGTGGCTTGGAACTCCTTCGTCTCAGACCCAGCTTCAATAGAGTGGCCCAGGGCTGGGTCCGCAACCTCCCTGAGTCCGAGGAGCTGTAG